The Argopecten irradians isolate NY chromosome 4, Ai_NY, whole genome shotgun sequence genome has a window encoding:
- the LOC138322063 gene encoding uncharacterized protein produces MSIYDVLTRTIRELIGGSGEFDTVRVNRWAPRPQPLRYCCYNKLTISEHQTYRLTDSVKPTTRPTQSNLTLDRLSQTYDSIDSAKPTARPSQPNLRLDRLSQTYGSTDSAKPTTRPTQPNLRLDRLSQTYDSTDSAKTTARPSQPNLQLDRLSQTYGSTDSSRPTTLPTQLNLRLYRLSQTYGSTDSAKPTALPTQPNL; encoded by the exons ATGTCCATTTACGATGTCCTTACTCGGACAATCAGAGAATTGATTGGTGGTTCAGGAGAGTTTGATACAGTCAGAGTGAATCGCTGGGCACCACGACCACAGCCTCTACGATACTGCTGCTACA ATAAACTGACTATAAGTGAACA TCAAACCTACCGCTTGACCGACTCAGTCAAACCTACGACTCGACCGACTCAGTCAAACCTAACACTCGACCGACTCAGCCAAACCTACGACTCGATTGACTCAGCCAAACCTACGGCTCGACCGTCTCAGCCAAACCTACGACTCGACCGACTCAGCCAAACCTACGGCTCGACCGACTCAGCCAAACCTACGACTCGACCGACTCAGCCAAACCTACGGCTCGACCGACTCAGCCAAACCTACGACTCGACCGACTCAGCCAAAACTACGGCTCGACCGTCTCAGCCAAACCTACAACTCGACCGACTCAGCCAAacctacggctctaccgactcaTCCAGACCTACAACTCTGCCGACTCAGCTTAACCTACGACTTTACCGACTCAGCCAAacctacggctctaccgactcaGCCAAacctacggctctaccgactcaGCCAAACCTATGA